In a single window of the Caproicibacterium sp. BJN0003 genome:
- a CDS encoding SpoIIIAC/SpoIIIAD family protein, giving the protein MTLFGILGIALLSLAIILLLRRQNGEQALALGIAAGVLITLQILKSVLPAISELTSLFQSAGIKAEFGAILIKTLGVSFLTQFAADACRDSGESSLAAKVELAGRVEILIFALPLFQQIAAIAASLITSG; this is encoded by the coding sequence ATGACACTGTTTGGGATTCTCGGAATCGCGCTCCTTTCTCTGGCAATCATTCTTCTGCTTCGCCGGCAGAATGGAGAGCAGGCTCTGGCATTGGGAATTGCTGCCGGGGTTTTAATTACTCTGCAGATTTTAAAGAGTGTGCTGCCTGCGATAAGTGAGTTGACGAGCTTATTTCAGAGTGCGGGGATTAAAGCGGAGTTTGGCGCGATTTTGATCAAAACATTGGGAGTTAGTTTTCTGACGCAGTTTGCAGCGGATGCGTGCAGGGATTCCGGAGAAAGCTCATTAGCTGCAAAAGTGGAACTTGCAGGTCGGGTGGAAATTCTGATTTTTGCACTTCCGCTTTTCCAGCAAATTGCAGCGATTGCAGCTTCTCTGATCACTTCCGGATAA